One window of Manihot esculenta cultivar AM560-2 chromosome 17, M.esculenta_v8, whole genome shotgun sequence genomic DNA carries:
- the LOC110605407 gene encoding serine/threonine-protein kinase rio2: MKLNVDVLRYLSKDDFRVLTAVEMGMRNHEIVPTELIDRIASLKHGGTYKVLKNLLKHKLLHHDSSKYDGFRLTYLGYDFLAIKTMVNRGVFAAVGRQIGVGKESDIFEVATEDGTVLAMKLHRLGRISFRAVKSKRDYLRHRSSYNWLYLSRLAGLKEFAFMKALEEHGFPVPKAVDCNRHCVVMSLVQGYPLVQVKQLQNPETVFETILGLVVRLAEHGLIHCDFNEFNIMIDDDEKVTMIDFPQMVSVSHRNAQMYFDRDVECIFKFFGKRFNLSFKEDTDENDGLEVDSDENGRPTFSSISKSAGFLDRELAASGFSRKDQDDIEKFIEGGIEKDRNSDSEGTEDEENESESNETINRTLDTLHLLEKEEHSSNSVEDGKVDENQQSCETSQNIGSESEEASDKEEESRTLDTGDDAELVKRLNKQRRRAIASARGGRRSLASRNSYKDKGGKSSHNSKLKKQLSNW; the protein is encoded by the exons ATGAAATTGAATGTGGATGTTTTAAGATATCTCTCGAAAGATGATTTTAGGGTTCTCACTGCTGTTGAGATGGGCATGAGGAAT CATGAAATTGTACCTACAGAGCTCATTGACCGTATTGCTTCTCTCAA ACATGGAGGTACATACAAGGTTTTAAAAAACTTGCTCAAGCATAAGCTTCTGCACCATGACTCCTCCAAAT ATGATGGGTTCCGTCTCACCTACCTTGGCTATGATTTCCTTGCAATTAAAACAATGGTCAATCGTGGAGTATTTGCTGCTGTCGGTCGTCAAATTGGAGTTGGAAAGGAGTCTG ACATATTTGAGGTTGCGACTGAGGATGGCACAGTATTGGCAATGAAGTTGCATAGACTTGGTAGAATTTCTTTCAGGGCTGTCAAGTCTAAGCGTGATTACTTGAGGCACCGTAGTAGTTACAATTGGCTCTACTTGTCCCGGCTTGCTGGACTAAAAGAATTTGCGTTTATGAAG GCTTTGGAAGAACATGGGTTTCCTGTTCCGAAAGCTGTGGACTGTAATAGGCATTGTGTGGTTATGTCACTTGTTCAGGGTTATCCGCT TGTGCAGGTGAAGCAATTGCAGAATCCAGAAACAGTTTTTGAAACAATACTTGGTCTTGTTGTTCGTCTTGCAGAACATGGTCTCATTCATTGTGATTTCAATGAATTTAACATTATG ATTGATGATGATGAGAAGGTCACCATGATTGATTTCCCACAGATGGTATCTGTATCACATCGAAATGCTCAAAT GTATTTTGACCGTGATGTTGAGTGCATCTTTAAGTTTTTTGGCAAGAG ATTTAATCTGTCCTTCAAAGAAGACACTGATGAAAATGATGGTTTGGAGGTAGATTCAGATGAAAATGGAAGACCTACCTTTTCTTCCATATCAAAATCAGCTGGTTTTCTTGACAGAGAACTTGCTGCCAGTGGATTTTCAAGGAAAGATCAGGATGACATTGAGAAA TTCATTGAAGGTGGGATTGAGAAGGATAGAAACTCTGATTCTGAAGGAACTGAAGATGAGGAAAATGAATCCGAGTCAAATGAAACAATCAACAGGACTTTAGATACTTTGCACTTGCTAGAGAAG GAGGAACACTCTTCAAACTCTGTTGAAGATGGAAAAGTAGATGAGAATCAACAGAGCTGTGAAACAAGTCAAAACATTGGGTCTGAATCAGAAGAAGCGAGCGACAAG GAAGAAGAAAGTCGGACTCTAGATACAGGTGACGACGCAGAATTGGTCAAGCGTCTTAACAAGCAGAGAAGACGTGCCATAGCATCAGCTCGAGGGGGTCGAAGGAGTCTTGCCTCCAGAAATTCTTACAAGGACAAGGGTGGTAAATCCTCTCATAATTCAAAACTTAAGAAACAGTTGAGCAACTGGTAA